In Phyllopteryx taeniolatus isolate TA_2022b chromosome 1, UOR_Ptae_1.2, whole genome shotgun sequence, the following proteins share a genomic window:
- the wnt10b gene encoding protein Wnt-10b — protein sequence MELPNKLRLDRCPILAAAILLPAITVLCNDILSLKVAGDPVLTPNSVCLRLAGLSKRQMRMCVRRPDVTASALQGIQVAIHECQHQLRDQRWNCSSLETLGKLLHHSNILNRGFRESAFSLALLAAGVAHSVASACSMGKLGRCGCGDERRQDDDKLRLKLTQLQLQTLKKGGLGINVGSLPAGHRGDLPAALHSAHFSARFKPFPDELSSMQETWEWRGCNHDLRFGERFSREWLDSRGSPRDIHARMRIHNNRVGRQIVADNMKRRCKCHGTSGSCQFKTCWHVSPEFRLVGSILKEKFLSAILVNSQNKNNGVFNPRTGNDGRRRTRNLNRGRRRSMSRELVYFEKSPDFCERDVAVDSLGTHGRICNKTSHGTDSCGSLCCGRGHNILKQTHSQRCNCRFHWCCYVLCEECRVTEWVSMCK from the exons atggaactACCAAACAAACTCCGCTTGGATCGGTGCCCGATTTTGGCGGCCGCAATATTACTACCTGCGATAAC GGTGCTGTGTAATGACATCCTCAGCCTGAAGGTGGCAGGAGATCCGGTGCTAACCCCGAACTCCGTGTGCCTGCGCCTGGCCGGCCTCAGTAAGCGCCAGATGAGGATGTGCGTGCGTCGACCCGACGTGACGGCCTCCGCTCTGCAGGGCATCCAGGTGGCCATCCACGAGTGTCAGCACCAGCTGCGGGACCAGCGGTGGAACTGCTCGTCTCTGGAGACACTCGGCAAGCTGCTGCACCATAGCAACATCCTAAACAGAG GTTTTCGTGAGAGTGCCTTTTCGCTGGCCTTGTTAGCCGCGGGTGTGGCGCACTCTGTGGCCTCGGCCTGCAGCATGGGGAAGCTGGGGAGGTGTGGCTGTGGGGACGAGCGTCGCCAGGACGATGACAAGCTCCGATTGAAGCTCACACAGCTGCAACTGCAGACGCTGAAGAAGGGTGGCCTGGGAATCAATGTGGGCTCGCTACCTGCAGGTCACCGTGGCGACCTACCCGCCGCACTGCACTCTGCCCACTTCTCTGCCCGGTTCAAGCCTTTTCCGGATGAGCTGAGCTCCATGCAGGAGACTTGGGAGTGGAGGGGCTGCAACCACGACTTGCGTTTTGGGGAGCGTTTTTCCAGGGAGTGGCTCGACTCGCGGGGATCTCCAAGAGACATCCACGCTCGTATGAGGATACATAACAACAGAGTGGGACGACAG ATAGTAGCTGACAATATGAAGAGGAGGTGCAAGTGTCACGGCACGTCGGGGAGCTGCCAGTTCAAGACCTGTTGGCACGTGTCACCAGAGTTCCGGCTCGTGGGTTCAATACTGAAGGAAAAATTCCTGTCGGCCATCTTGGTCAACTCTCAGAACAAGAACAATGGGGTTTTCAATCCCCGAACAGGGAACGACGGCCGCAGGAGGACGAGAAACCTGAACAGAGGTCGCCGTCGCAGCATGTCCAGAGAGTTGGTGTACTTCGAGAAGTCCCCTGACTTTTGTGAGCGAGATGTGGCTGTAGACTCTTTGGGCACGCACGGCCGCATCTGCAACAAAACGAGCCACGGCACGGACAGTTGCGGCTCGCTGTGCTGCGGCCGAGGACATAACATACTGAAACAGACCCACAGCCAGCGCTGCAACTGCAGGTTTCACTGGTGCTGCTATGTTCTGTGTGAGGAGTGTCGCGTCACAGAATGGGTCAGCATGTGCAAGTAG
- the arf3a gene encoding ADP-ribosylation factor 3a, producing the protein MGNIFGNLLKSLIGKKEMRILMVGLDAAGKTTILYKLKLGEIVTTIPTIGFNVETVEYKNISFTVWDVGGQDKIRPLWRHYFQNTQGLIFVVDSNDRERVNEAREELMRMLAEDELRDAVLLVFANKQDLPNAMNAAEITDKLGLHSLRHRNWYIQATCATSGDGLYEGLDWLANQLKNKK; encoded by the exons ATGGGCAACATCTTTGGAAACCTGTTGAAGAGCCTGATAGGGAAAAAGGAGATGAGGATCCTCATGGTGGGGCTGGATGCCGCTGGGAAAACCACCATCCTTTATAAGCTGAAGCTCGGCGAGATCGTCACCACCATTCCCACAATCG GCTTCAACGTTGAGACAGTGGAGTACAAGAACATCAGCTTCACTGTGTGGGACGTTGGCGGCCAGGACAAGATTCGTCCCTTGTGGAGGCACTACTTCCAAAACACTCAGG GCTTAATCTTTGTGGTGGACAGCAACGACCGTGAGCGTGTGAATGAAGCGCGAGAGGAACTCATGAGGATGCTGGCTGAGGACGAGCTGCGGGATGCTGTTCTTCTTGTCTTCGCAAACAAGCAG GACCTTCCCAACGCCATGAACGCAGCGGAgatcacagacaagctgggttTGCACTCCCTGCGCCACCGCAACTGGTACATTCAGGCCACCTGCGCCACCAGCGGCGACGGCCTCTATGAGGGCCTGGACTGGCTGGCCAATCAGCTGAAGAACAAAAAGTGA
- the wnt1 gene encoding protein Wnt-1 — translation MRSLALLLGVKAACILLVSSLSGTGAVNNSGRWWGIVNVASSSNLLTNSKNVQLVLDPSLALLSRRQRRLIRQNPGILHAITAGLHTAIKECKWQFRNRRWNCPTTHNPAIFGKIVNRGCRETAFVFAITSAGVTHAVARSCSEGAIESCTCDYRRRGPGGPDWHWGGCSDNVDFGRMFSREFVDSSERGRDLRYLTNLHNNEAGRMTVSSEMRQECKCHGMSGSCTVRTCWMRLPSFRAVGDFLKDRFDGASRVVYANKGSNRASHRADPRHLEPENPAHKPPSAMDLVYFEKSPNFCSYNGKSGTLGTSGRTCNSSSPGLDGCELLCCGRGFKTRAESFTERCNCTFHWCCHVSCLNCTSTRTIHQCL, via the exons ATGAGGAGTTTGGCGCTTCTGCTGGGCGTGAAAGCCGCGTGCATCCTGCTGGTGTCGTCGCTCTCCGGCACCGGGGCCGTCAACAACAGTGGCCGGTGGTG GGGCATTGTCAACGTGGCCTCCTCGTCCAACCTTCTCACCAACTCCAAAAATGTGCAGTTGGTCTTGGACCCGAGCCTGGCCCTACTGAGCCGTCGGCAGCGTCGACTGATTAGGCAGAATCCTGGCATCTTGCACGCCATCACTGCTGGActtcacacagccataaaaGAATGCAAGTGGCAGTTCCGTAACCGCCGCTGGAACTGCCCGACCACCCACAACCCGGCGATATTTGGCAAAATTGTCAACCGTG GTTGCAGAGAGACGGCCTTTGTGTTCGCTATCACCAGCGCGGGGGTGACTCATGCGGTTGCTCGCTCCTGTTCAGAAGGGGCCATTGAATCGTGCACGTGCGATTACCGGCGCAGAGGTCCCGGGGGGCCAGACTGGCACTGGGGGGGCTGCAGTGACAACGTGGACTTCGGCAGGATGTTCAGCCGTGAATTTGTGGACTCCAGCGAGAGAGGCCGAGATCTGCGCTACCTCACCAACCTGCACAATAACGAGGCCGGCAGAATG ACCGTGTCCTCCGAGATGCGTCAGGAGTGCAAGTGTCACGGCATGTCAGGCTCCTGCACTGTCCGGACCTGTTGGATGCGCCTCCCAAGCTTTCGTGCTGTGGGAGACTTCCTCAAGGACCGCTTTGACGGTGCATCCCGAGTCGTTTACGCCAACAAGGGCAGCAATCGCGCATCACACCGAGCAGACCCTCGCCACCTGGAACCGGAAAACCCGGCTCACAAACCACCCTCTGCCATGGATCTGGTCTATTTTGAGAAATCGCCAAACTTCTGCTCTTACAACGGTAAAAGTGGCACTTTGGGAACTTCGGGTAGAACTTGCAACAGCTCTTCTCCGGGCCTGGATGGCTGCGAGCTGCTCTGCTGCGGACGAGGGTTTAAGACCCGAGCCGAGAGTTTCACGGAGCGATGCAACTGCACGTTCCACTGGTGCTGTCACGTCAGCTGCCTGAACTGCACCAGTACTCGAACGATACACCAGTGTCTATGA